The nucleotide window GCCGTGGCCTGTGCCGAGCACGCCTGCCGAGGCCGCGACGAACTGAAGCCCGGCTTCATGCAGGTCTGCCACGGCAAGCGCGGCCCACTGGCGCGTGTGCACCCGGGCGACCGCGTGGCCTATTACGCGCCCACCGTCACGATGGGCGGCAAGGATCCGTACCAACACTTTGTCTGCATCGGCCTGGTGGAAGACGGGGAGCCCTATGCGTTTGACATGGGTGGTTTTGTGCCCTTTCGCCGCGACGTGCGTTATGTGGCGGCGAAAGAGGCGCCCATTCGCCCATTGCTTGATGCGTTGGAGTTTGTCGAAGACCGCACGCGCTGGGGCTACAAGTTCCGCTTCGGCCTGTTTGCGGTCTCGGACCACGACATGGGCCTGATTGCCCAC belongs to Rhodoferax saidenbachensis and includes:
- a CDS encoding EVE domain-containing protein; this translates as MTVTQALFPTDPSNWIAVACAEHACRGRDELKPGFMQVCHGKRGPLARVHPGDRVAYYAPTVTMGGKDPYQHFVCIGLVEDGEPYAFDMGGFVPFRRDVRYVAAKEAPIRPLLDALEFVEDRTRWGYKFRFGLFAVSDHDMGLIAHAMAADVAALGLPA